One part of the Granulicella arctica genome encodes these proteins:
- a CDS encoding RNA polymerase sigma factor encodes MAIPTAGMGRGLMPRVLPRVPVVKQDRPLPPLQGTLLPSPVTKAYEAKLVRTPEEDAAYEATQLATMKLVRQCIAGEQQAWQQLVVSQHRRIYAICYRFTGSGTDAEDLTQDVFLKVYKNLPSFDTSKGSFQTWITTLTRNLLVDHFRRTRLERATDSMDASFDGEDDGPTMADRLTDPRPSQEHHVAGMELKVRVQAALAQLSPELREAVILRDLEDMDYKEIALVLRIPEGTVKSRISRGRGELARLLQRIEGQVM; translated from the coding sequence ATGGCGATTCCAACGGCTGGCATGGGACGCGGGCTTATGCCACGGGTTCTTCCCCGGGTTCCTGTTGTGAAGCAGGATCGTCCGCTCCCCCCGCTGCAAGGTACACTTCTCCCATCCCCGGTTACGAAGGCATACGAGGCGAAGTTGGTACGAACCCCCGAAGAAGATGCCGCATATGAGGCTACACAGCTTGCAACGATGAAGCTGGTGCGGCAGTGCATCGCGGGGGAGCAGCAGGCATGGCAGCAACTGGTCGTTTCGCAGCATCGGCGCATCTATGCGATCTGCTATCGGTTTACCGGTTCTGGGACGGACGCCGAAGACCTGACCCAGGACGTCTTCCTGAAGGTGTATAAGAATCTTCCCAGCTTTGATACCTCCAAGGGCAGCTTTCAGACATGGATCACGACGCTGACCCGTAACCTGCTCGTCGACCACTTCCGGCGGACGCGGCTGGAGCGGGCAACGGACTCGATGGATGCGAGCTTCGACGGCGAAGACGACGGCCCGACCATGGCCGATCGGCTGACCGATCCACGGCCCTCACAAGAGCATCATGTAGCTGGAATGGAGCTCAAAGTCCGGGTGCAGGCGGCATTGGCCCAGCTCTCGCCGGAGTTGCGTGAAGCGGTCATCCTGCGCGACCTTGAAGACATGGATTACAAGGAGATAGCGCTCGTGCTGCGCATCCCCGAGGGAACCGTAAAAAGCCGCATCAGTCGCGGTCGCGGGGAACTTGCAAGGCTTTTACAACGTATAGAAGGGCAGGTGATGTAA